The Anoplolepis gracilipes chromosome 17, ASM4749672v1, whole genome shotgun sequence genome window below encodes:
- the Surf4 gene encoding surfeit locus protein 4 homolog, with the protein MVVSQEMLSRAEEIADQVIRNGKHVLPTLARLCLIATFLEDGLRMWFQWSEQREYMDASWGCGKFLATIFVLINLIGQLGGCVMVIGRWRVSIACGVLFFIVILQTIAYSILWDMQFLFRNLALIGALLLVLAESRVEGRSLFAGVPSLGDNKPKNLLQLAGRILLAFMFITLIRFEISILQILQDIIGSILMILVTIGYKTKLSALLLVVLLTALNFYHNAWWTIPDYKPLRDFLKYDFFQTLSVIGGLLMIVSLGPGGVSMDEHKKEW; encoded by the exons ATGGTGGTCTCGCAGGAGATGCTCTCGAGGGCGGAGGAGATTGCCGATCAG GTAATCCGCAATGGTAAACACGTGCTTCCAACATTAGCGCGATTATGTCTCATTGCTACCTTCCTAGAGGATGGTTTACGAATGTGGTTCCAATGGAGCGAGCAACGAGAATATATGGATGCATCGTGGGGTTGTGGAAAATTTCTAGCCACTATCTTCGTCCTCATAAATCTTATTGGACAACTTGGTGGATGTGTCATGGTTATTGGTAGATGGCGAGTCAGCATAGCCTGCGGCGTGTTATTCTTCATTGTGATTCTGCAGACTATTGCATACAGCATTCTATGGGATATGCAATTCCTATTCAGGAATCTAGCGCTAATAGGAGCGCTCCTACTGGTACTGGCAGAGTCACGAGTTGAGGGTAGATCTCTCTTTGCGGGTGTGCCCAGTCTTGGTGATAACAAACCTAAGAATTTACTGCAATTGGCTGGCCGAATTCTGTTGGCATTCATGTTCATCACGCTGATTCGCTTCGAGATATCCATTTTACAAATTCTCCAAGACATTATTGGTAGCATCCTTATGATATTGGTGACAATCGGCTACAAAACTAAGCTGAGCGCGTTACTACTTGTCGTTCTATTGACTGCATTGAACTTTTATCATAATGCATGGTGGACCATTCCTGACTATAAACCACTTAGAGATTTTCTTAAATACGACTTCTTCCAG ACACTTTCAGTAATTGGAGGTCTCCTGATGATAGTCTCTCTAGGTCCAGGCGGAGTATCGATGGACgaacataaaaaagaatggTAG
- the Net gene encoding uncharacterized protein Net isoform X3 encodes MADSERDSSSCLDADEDSRSDLHSPTASEDSVEVQVTPISLRNKRKLAEPRKIQEPAVIAAPLKKRRFDPISEETTVDQEENRSLSTPSPFRPWVPVSCKTESKTTASSITSTTMTTMMSSTTTPTTSMTSSTKPSSSEKEGEKRQMEQDETMQRLHESFRRLQHPASHNKSIVSPRRELRQRLFEPEAPTTSTSSIISVPHPRLQEEPLSLVVRNETPRVPSHPAVSGTYEKTPSYMMEHLLATSTRNHQNHQNHRNHQNHQAASTPSKHHQGASQQRNYKNMTRERRIEANARERTRVHTISAAFDTLRRAIPAYSHNQKLSKLSVLRIACSYIMTLSKILQENNSEVMNSADLDGCIELVSRTIQTEGKLRKRKDD; translated from the coding sequence ATGGCGGATTCTGAGAGAGATAGTAGTTCCTGCCTCGATGCCGACGAGGATAGCAGATCGGACCTACACTCGCCTACCGCATCTGAAGACAGCGTCGAGGTACAAGTAACGCCGATCTCTTTGCGAAACAAGCGAAAGCTAGCAGAGCCGCGCAAAATCCAGGAACCAGCTGTCATCGCGGCGCCGTTGAAGAAGAGACGTTTTGATCCGATCTCTGAGGAAACCACTGTGGACCAGGAGGAGAACAGATCGCTAAGTACGCCGAGCCCTTTCAGACCATGGGTCCCTGTTTCCTGCAAAACCGAATCCAAGACAACTGCATCCTCAATAACGTCGACGACAATGACTACGATGATGTCCAGCACAACGACGCCAACAACATCGATGACATCATCGACGAAACCATCATCTAgcgagaaagaaggagagaagagaCAGATGGAACAAGACGAAACAATGCAGAGGCTACATGAATCGTTCAGAAGACTACAACACCCTGCCAGTCATAACAAATCAATTGTTTCTCCTCGACGAGAACTTCGTCAAAGGTTATTTGAGCCAGAAGCACCGACAACATCTACATCGAGCATCATCTCCGTACCACACCCTAGACTACAGGAAGAGCCTTTGTCTTTGGTAGTGAGAAATGAGACACCTCGAGTACCATCGCATCCTGCCGTTAGCGGTACGTACGAAAAGACACCGTCGTACATGATGGAACATCTATTAGCAACGTCCACTCGTAATCACCAGAATCATCAGAATCATAGAAACCATCAGAATCATCAAGCGGCCTCAACGCCGTCGAAACATCATCAGGGAGCCTCCCAGCAGAGAAACTATAAAAACATgacgagagagagacgaaTAGAAGCGAATGCTCGAGAGAGAACCAGGGTGCACACTATCAGCGCAGCTTTTGACACTTTGAGACGCGCCATACCCGCCTACTCGCACAATCAGAAACTGTCAAAGTTATCGGTGTTAAGGATTGCCTGCAGCTACATTATGACGCTCAGCAAAATCCTTCAAGAAAATAACAGCGAGGTTATGAATTCAGCAGACTTGGATGGTTGTATAGAATTAGTCTCCAGGACCATCCAAACGGAAGGCAAACTCAGGAAGCGAAAAGATGACTGA
- the Net gene encoding uncharacterized protein Net isoform X1, producing the protein MSEHVMESTFELSAFMKAGVMADSERDSSSCLDADEDSRSDLHSPTASEDSVEVQVTPISLRNKRKLAEPRKIQEPAVIAAPLKKRRFDPISEETTVDQEENRSLSTPSPFRPWVPVSCKTESKTTASSITSTTMTTMMSSTTTPTTSMTSSTKPSSSEKEGEKRQMEQDETMQRLHESFRRLQHPASHNKSIVSPRRELRQRLFEPEAPTTSTSSIISVPHPRLQEEPLSLVVRNETPRVPSHPAVSGTYEKTPSYMMEHLLATSTRNHQNHQNHRNHQNHQAASTPSKHHQGASQQRNYKNMTRERRIEANARERTRVHTISAAFDTLRRAIPAYSHNQKLSKLSVLRIACSYIMTLSKILQENNSEVMNSADLDGCIELVSRTIQTEGKLRKRKDD; encoded by the exons ATGAGCGAGCACGTGATGGAAAGTACGTTCGAGCTTTCAGCTTTCATGAAAG CCGGTGTGATGGCGGATTCTGAGAGAGATAGTAGTTCCTGCCTCGATGCCGACGAGGATAGCAGATCGGACCTACACTCGCCTACCGCATCTGAAGACAGCGTCGAGGTACAAGTAACGCCGATCTCTTTGCGAAACAAGCGAAAGCTAGCAGAGCCGCGCAAAATCCAGGAACCAGCTGTCATCGCGGCGCCGTTGAAGAAGAGACGTTTTGATCCGATCTCTGAGGAAACCACTGTGGACCAGGAGGAGAACAGATCGCTAAGTACGCCGAGCCCTTTCAGACCATGGGTCCCTGTTTCCTGCAAAACCGAATCCAAGACAACTGCATCCTCAATAACGTCGACGACAATGACTACGATGATGTCCAGCACAACGACGCCAACAACATCGATGACATCATCGACGAAACCATCATCTAgcgagaaagaaggagagaagagaCAGATGGAACAAGACGAAACAATGCAGAGGCTACATGAATCGTTCAGAAGACTACAACACCCTGCCAGTCATAACAAATCAATTGTTTCTCCTCGACGAGAACTTCGTCAAAGGTTATTTGAGCCAGAAGCACCGACAACATCTACATCGAGCATCATCTCCGTACCACACCCTAGACTACAGGAAGAGCCTTTGTCTTTGGTAGTGAGAAATGAGACACCTCGAGTACCATCGCATCCTGCCGTTAGCGGTACGTACGAAAAGACACCGTCGTACATGATGGAACATCTATTAGCAACGTCCACTCGTAATCACCAGAATCATCAGAATCATAGAAACCATCAGAATCATCAAGCGGCCTCAACGCCGTCGAAACATCATCAGGGAGCCTCCCAGCAGAGAAACTATAAAAACATgacgagagagagacgaaTAGAAGCGAATGCTCGAGAGAGAACCAGGGTGCACACTATCAGCGCAGCTTTTGACACTTTGAGACGCGCCATACCCGCCTACTCGCACAATCAGAAACTGTCAAAGTTATCGGTGTTAAGGATTGCCTGCAGCTACATTATGACGCTCAGCAAAATCCTTCAAGAAAATAACAGCGAGGTTATGAATTCAGCAGACTTGGATGGTTGTATAGAATTAGTCTCCAGGACCATCCAAACGGAAGGCAAACTCAGGAAGCGAAAAGATGACTGA
- the Net gene encoding uncharacterized protein Net isoform X2, with product MSEHVMETGVMADSERDSSSCLDADEDSRSDLHSPTASEDSVEVQVTPISLRNKRKLAEPRKIQEPAVIAAPLKKRRFDPISEETTVDQEENRSLSTPSPFRPWVPVSCKTESKTTASSITSTTMTTMMSSTTTPTTSMTSSTKPSSSEKEGEKRQMEQDETMQRLHESFRRLQHPASHNKSIVSPRRELRQRLFEPEAPTTSTSSIISVPHPRLQEEPLSLVVRNETPRVPSHPAVSGTYEKTPSYMMEHLLATSTRNHQNHQNHRNHQNHQAASTPSKHHQGASQQRNYKNMTRERRIEANARERTRVHTISAAFDTLRRAIPAYSHNQKLSKLSVLRIACSYIMTLSKILQENNSEVMNSADLDGCIELVSRTIQTEGKLRKRKDD from the exons ATGAGCGAGCACGTGATGGAAA CCGGTGTGATGGCGGATTCTGAGAGAGATAGTAGTTCCTGCCTCGATGCCGACGAGGATAGCAGATCGGACCTACACTCGCCTACCGCATCTGAAGACAGCGTCGAGGTACAAGTAACGCCGATCTCTTTGCGAAACAAGCGAAAGCTAGCAGAGCCGCGCAAAATCCAGGAACCAGCTGTCATCGCGGCGCCGTTGAAGAAGAGACGTTTTGATCCGATCTCTGAGGAAACCACTGTGGACCAGGAGGAGAACAGATCGCTAAGTACGCCGAGCCCTTTCAGACCATGGGTCCCTGTTTCCTGCAAAACCGAATCCAAGACAACTGCATCCTCAATAACGTCGACGACAATGACTACGATGATGTCCAGCACAACGACGCCAACAACATCGATGACATCATCGACGAAACCATCATCTAgcgagaaagaaggagagaagagaCAGATGGAACAAGACGAAACAATGCAGAGGCTACATGAATCGTTCAGAAGACTACAACACCCTGCCAGTCATAACAAATCAATTGTTTCTCCTCGACGAGAACTTCGTCAAAGGTTATTTGAGCCAGAAGCACCGACAACATCTACATCGAGCATCATCTCCGTACCACACCCTAGACTACAGGAAGAGCCTTTGTCTTTGGTAGTGAGAAATGAGACACCTCGAGTACCATCGCATCCTGCCGTTAGCGGTACGTACGAAAAGACACCGTCGTACATGATGGAACATCTATTAGCAACGTCCACTCGTAATCACCAGAATCATCAGAATCATAGAAACCATCAGAATCATCAAGCGGCCTCAACGCCGTCGAAACATCATCAGGGAGCCTCCCAGCAGAGAAACTATAAAAACATgacgagagagagacgaaTAGAAGCGAATGCTCGAGAGAGAACCAGGGTGCACACTATCAGCGCAGCTTTTGACACTTTGAGACGCGCCATACCCGCCTACTCGCACAATCAGAAACTGTCAAAGTTATCGGTGTTAAGGATTGCCTGCAGCTACATTATGACGCTCAGCAAAATCCTTCAAGAAAATAACAGCGAGGTTATGAATTCAGCAGACTTGGATGGTTGTATAGAATTAGTCTCCAGGACCATCCAAACGGAAGGCAAACTCAGGAAGCGAAAAGATGACTGA